ttccaaagtcccaacgctgtccacatatcccggtaactttggtaaggaaaataggatagaaatgcatatgttatatgtcttatatgttatcttatgtttcttatgttatgataagtgttatgatatgtatgtttgtaggcttgggcatatgacccatatgactaacaagaccccaaatagattatgggcatatgacctacttagctagtaggaccccactaatctcatgggcatatgacttgtttagtctatgggaccccaagtaataatggccattatagtatgtgtatgtaataagtgttatgatatgtctttatgtttattatgaaatttatgtatgtgaagtatgtgttagatttttccttactgggcattaggctcattcctttttgtttaaatgtgcaggaaaatagctattagtggcggtaaggttcgaggatgcttggagattgtgtatcgatgatgaatggagtcaaggagtcgagagttcgattttgaggatgtagtcatttgtttatggtctttatatgtattttccgcacttactatgtaatccctttattttataaatcatgttatgttttgtttttcaaataatgggatcccatatccttcttggtatttatgtaagtaattcttatttctataagttttttaataaaattatggtattttcgcaaatgtaagttttagtaagaatttgtatgtatagtttcgttaatggtccaagagtctagagtagtgggtcattacaagacTTCTACAGCACCATTAGCACCAGTTCTAGAGTTTAACTTTGTTGGTCTTCCAGTTCGAGTGGTATAACATCATTGTTCTGTCTATATTTTAACCTTTCAACATATAAAAGCTGCAATAGTTGCTTGTGGTCATCTTATGTGGTTTATATTGCAGGGTGAGAAAGAATGTCCATATTACATTCGAACTGGCTCCTGTAAGGATGGAGGAAACTGCAGGTTTAATCATCCTGATCCAACAGATGCGGCAGAAAGTGACACTTCTGCAGGATATGGTAATGGTAGACCTGTCTCTTTACAAGGTGCACGACAATCAACTCTACCATCTTGGTCTTCACCAAGATCTTTGAATGAGACTGCTCCCTTTATGCCAATGATGCTTTCCCCAACTCAAGGGGTTCCTTCACAAAATCCAGAGTGGAATGGGTATCAGGTACTTTCAACTAAGAAAATTATCTGTTACTTTTTGAAGTACCGAGATTTAATTAACTTTTATTTCTTTGATGCTACTAGTGAGTATTTTAAGGATGAATTTAAAGCATGTAcactcttattttatttttatctcaCTTTCTTTTTATTGAATTCTATTGCTTAATCTTCAGTCCTTTCTCATATACAAGTTCTCATTAAGCTCTCAGtacttcatttttattaattttttacaatTATATTTGTCACCCCTTTTGATTGCTTCTAATAGCAGCAAGACATTTTGTTTCTTGCTTGGAGTCCTTACCATCCTATTTTTTGGTTTTagtgttttttttaaaagaaaataaatgtaaaaaacaaaactTTATTAATTACCAAAAttgaacaaattaaaaaaaaaaaaaggaggataTGATTTAGTTATATAGATATCTGATTTACTGTGAACAATAATAACGACAAATAATTCCATATTGAGATTCTTTACACTTAAAACAAATTATTACCTTTATTTGTATCATGGTTTGTCTTGTTTTAGTGTCTGTCATCAAACTCAATTGACATCAGCATCAGCCATTCAGCTTAATTAAATTTTGGCATTTGGGTCTATGCTTTGGTTGATGCAAAGTAGTGAAATAAATTTATTCAGAAATATATTCAAGGACACCTCAGGATTTTGGCAATGTCGGTTTCTAAACAAATTATAATCAATGAGaaatttttcttttcatttttttcataGGAACGGCATGTCCTTCACATAATAGTGAAGGTTTGAACTAAATGTATCATGTAAGCCATTTCAAGTTCAGACTAATCTTTTTGTGTGGGTTATGGCATCTCATTTAAAACTGTTGTTACTATGTCAAAAGAATTAAACTACACATTGTGGAATGTGTCcagtatataatataaaatattcaaAAGCAGCATGCTCAAGTGGTAGATTAAGTAAAGCTTGCTGTCTAGGTTATGGAATctcattaattataaattaaaattgttaCTATGTCAAAGGAATTAAAATACACATTATGGAATGTGTGTTCAGTATATAATTCCTTTTTCCCAAATATATGCGATATATTAGCATGATAATAATATGTTGTTGCATGTTGGTGGGTAATTAACTTATATGGGTTTAGAAGCTATTTGCACTACATATTGGAGCTTACTGACTTTATTTTGCTCACAGAGATGACTCTCTAGTCACTGAAGTGGAGCCTTATATTCCTTTTAATATCAACCCAGCAGGAATGCAGCCTGTTCTTACCACTAATTATCTGTTGGCCGTCCCCAGCATTCTTGCAAGGTTTTATTAACTTTTGGCTGGAAGTCATCTGTTTCTTTATATCTTCAAGTATAGATATCCAAGAATTtcaattaaaattgatttttacCGCAGAttatttaattttctaaaatctTTGTAACACTTTATTAGAAACAACCAAATATATTAATAAAGGACCCTATATATAAATTACTTATAGAACTAGTTCTCAGAGTAAGTttgaaataaaaagaaagagTAGCCCAACAATTGGAAAAACCAATATGAACAAAGTTCATCCATCTAGAAATACTGCAGTTAGACCTAGTGTTGAAGATAAACCAAAGTCACAATTTTCACAGCTCTGAAGTAGGAAACTTAGCTGTTTTAAGTTTTCTGATGCAATATTTGCTGTTCTGAGTTTACTGTgatggattttatgttttgatttaaggATTTGCTTTGAACATTTGGTTGTGGACATTTAATTTTGAAGTAATCTTCAAATATTGAAGTGAATTTGCTATTTTGACTTTATTTGAATTCACCACTTGGTTTAGCATTTGATTAACCTATTTGCTTCCTTCAactccatttaaaaaaaaaaaccttattgaAAGtcaggaaaaaaaaagaaagaaaatgagaTAATGATTGAGACAAAATCTGAAAAGAAAATCTAAATcattaataatttataaaaagGAATTAATAAAACTTAATCATTACTCAACGGAATATCTGGTTACATATGTGGCATAAAATTACAATAACCCAAATCCAAATATAAAATTACAATATCTGGTTACATATATCTATATCTGTCTCTCACACAATTTCAATGAATGTAATCTACAACTGTAACGACCTGAATATGCTAATAAGGCTtcaggccttgattagtgtgcttggagggcaataaatggatgATTATGTTAAtgtatgaattaatgtgaatatatgataatgatgcatgtttagttgagtcaaatgtgcatgtgggccccatctggatattaggggcataaatgtgataaatgctatatatatgtgatatgtctgcgcagcacgatccgagacagtcctggggagcggttagccagaaagtcacaaaaGGGTTGAGATTtagactcggggcgagtcgaggggtaatttgggtactagatgtgttatgggattatcgagttatgaaaataaatatttggagatatatttgaggatagaatgtctaggagggaatattggggaaatttaccatttttccctcggggacgttttggtgccccgagccttaaggtaaccacatagacttacgTTGAAAAAAATAAACCTTAGAATTATACAGAATACTCAGGAAACCGACTCACTCATTCTCTCTAAGCAAGTGGATATTTTCTCTTTGGAGGCTTAAGGAGAAACTTGGAGAAATTAGCTAGAAGTTAGAGAAATTCAGCTAGGAATCTTgggagctaggagcttggggaTTAAGGATCAACTTCAGAGATTTAACTCAGCaaagggtttcggcgaggctcaagttataggactgtgctcaggacatcggtgcttggtgagctcgggactcaagtaaggaaacccttgtttccatagagcttgtatacagggctgagcccaatgtgtttgaattgcagggcgtagccctttgattgtatttgatagtattctgtacttgtttattatgctatgagtgcaattatgtgaatgatcggcaagagccgggaacagtgtaggccgaggtcggcaggggccgagaaacgacaaagggccgggaacggcgttaggcacgttgagtgcaaggccgggtacggcaaggggccgggagcagcgttgagcatgtggagtgcgagttgccagggcaagaccctaaaAGGATACCAAGGATATCCTCaaggtgtggaccgcgaacccagggcctggtaagcgcctgggacggctaggccatatgtgtttagcccattggtggcctgcttatatgcttggtgtatgttttgcatatgttatctgtttgtgggttttcttgctgggcttcggctcacagatgctctgtggtgcaggtaagggcaaggtgagagccaaccaaccatgagtgtagcaggcgtgaggcggcgtgtacatgttgggccagcctggctgccacagccagtggattttcggagatggttgtaaataaacttagattttgtcgtttagtcgacttggttcaatttatatgatgtaaatgtttctaaactgtgttttgggatcccaggtgtcaaacttttatgattttcattgaaatggaattatttctaaagtttttcttctgtttatggctcaattacactatttgacctaaaatctcgattagcgagttgaacgcacatttttaaactcacttagtaatggctctaagaaagtagggcgttacagtaatcttttattttctttaattagatTGGGTCTAATTTTATTATTGCATATCTAGTCAGAAATctaaattatttttaacaattatGGCCTGCAATGACAATAATCATTTATATTATCATGGTTTTTATTCCAATCAGTATACTGTGCTCTGCATTTTTTATAGTAGATTGAAAAAGATTGCCCTCTTATGGtgttgttcttgatttttttatatattgtaACATCATTTAGTAGATTGATACTCATATGCAGATATGCTTTTATGTATAGATTTTTCATAGGGAAATCCTCATCAAGCCAATTTATTTGATGAtcttggtatatatatatatgttgcatttgTAATGATGTAATCCATGTAGTTGGAATAGAAGGGAATGTTTCTCCTGTAACTAGTTAGTGCCAAAGAGCCTTGTCCAAATGGTCCTTTTGAATTTTCCTGCAACATGCTTTAATACCTTATTGATTGCTTGGCAGACTCTGAGCTTTAATTGTCCTATTTCTTGTACTTGATTTATTTCTCTGCTCTGTTTGCAGAGGCAAAATATGGTCAAAGGGAATATGCAACTATTTTCAGTGGAACAACAGAGAAGTCAAGCTCTGGAAGCTCATGCTGCTGCTTTTGCACAATTTAAAGTGCGTAAATTAACTTCTCCCTCTCTTTATCTCTCTTAATTCTCTTGTTTTTTATCGCACTTGGTATGCATATCATATATGCATATTTGTTGATTGATGGTCGAATTTATACAGGTTCCAGGGAATGAGAATCCTTCTACTCTCATTTCCTTTGCAACAAAGACTTTTAATGCTGGCCAAATTACATCAAAGCTGCATGTTATAGATCTTGGTGCCCAACCAGGTTAGCTTAGTATTATTTAATTCACCCCCTTTATTAAAAAAGACAAAAATGTTTGATAGGTCTAGAATCTTAATCAGAAATTTATTCCTTTCTTTTTGTCTTGATGAATAATTTTTACATCCTTTTGTTGGTTCATCACAAATTAATATTCCATGAATGATTTTAGGTTGTCCAGCGATTCCAAGAACTGTTTGCGCAAACGAAGTATAAAGAAGTTGCTGAACTTGCTGTTGAGTCT
The Humulus lupulus chromosome 6, drHumLupu1.1, whole genome shotgun sequence DNA segment above includes these coding regions:
- the LOC133783959 gene encoding clathrin heavy chain 2-like; protein product: MVKGNMQLFSVEQQRSQALEAHAAAFAQFKVPGNENPSTLISFATKTFNAGQITSKLHVIDLGAQPGCPAIPRTVCANEV